The proteins below are encoded in one region of Labeo rohita strain BAU-BD-2019 chromosome 15, IGBB_LRoh.1.0, whole genome shotgun sequence:
- the LOC127177747 gene encoding gastrula zinc finger protein XlCGF8.2DB, protein MYTMVKTEFVEEEINDPEPSRMKHEEIEEQTDMTFIKEESEELDKVEEKQQNQEPFITEEPCSETEKKTQRAEAKNSFTCPQCGKSFTRRDTLKEHLRIHTGEKPFSCHHCGKGFTRKESLKYHLRIHSGEKPYTCHQCGKSFTFKNNLKVHIRIHSREKLFVCPQCGKGLTCKKGLKDHIRVHTGEKPFKCHHCGKTFKWAHSLNNHLHSHSGLKPFNCVHCGEGFTSSSILKNHLKVHTNERPYVCSSCGKSFIWPGNFKEHQKRHSGEKDHMCFECGKTFTTAKRLKEHRRIHTGEKPYKCSHCDKSFAQSGSLKVHERVHTGEKPYHCPSCGRSFSQLTNLITHIRKHCKKSSQ, encoded by the exons ATGTATACTATGGTAAAAACAGAGTTTGTTGAAGAGGAGATTAATGATCCAGAACCATCCAGAATGAAACATGAAGAAAttgaggaacaaacag ACATGACATTCATAAAAGAAGAAAGTGAGGAACTGGATAAGGTGGAGGAGAAACAACAAAATCAGGAACCTTTCATAACTGAAGAACCGTGTTCAGAAACTGAGAAGAAAACTCAAAGAGCCGAAGCCAAAAACTCCTTCACGTGTCCTCAGTGCGGAAAGAGTTTCACGCGTAGAGACACCCTCAAGGAACATTTACGAATTCACACGGGAGAGAAACCTTTCAGCTGCCATCACTGCGGGAAGGGTTTCACGCGTAAAGAGAGCCTGAAGTATCACCTGCGGATTCACAGCGGAGAGAAACCGTACACGTGCCACCAGTGCGGAAAGAGCTTCACGTTCAAAAACAACCTTAAGGTTCACATAAGAATCCACTCAAGGGAGAAGCTGTTCGTCTGCCCTCAGTGCGGAAAGGGTTTAACGTGTAAAAAAGGCCTTAAGGATCACATAAGAGttcacaccggagagaagccTTTCAAATGCCATCACTGCGGAAAGACGTTTAAATGGGCGCACAGTCTCAATAATCATCTGCACTCTCATTCCGGGTTGAAGCCTTTTAATTGCGTTCATTGCGGCGAGGGTTTTACGTCTTCGTCCATTCTGAAAAACCACCTGAAGGTTCACACAAATGAGAGGCCGTACGTGTGCTCTTCGTGCGGGAAGAGTTTTATATGGCCGGGCAATTTTAAAGAGCACCAGAAAAGACACAGCGGTGAGAAAGATCACATGTGCTTTGAGTGCGGCAAGACTTTCACCACAGCTAAACGACTGAAGGAGCACCGGAGGATTCACACGGGAGAAAAACCGTACAAGTGCTCGCACTGCGACAAGAGCTTCGCTCAGTCTGGATCGCTGAAAGTTCACGAGCGAGTtcatactggagagaagccgtacCACTGTCCTTCATGTGGAAGGAGTTTCTCGCAGTTAACCAATCTTATTACTCATATTAGAAAACATTGTAAGAAATCATCGCAGTGA